A genomic stretch from Mesomycoplasma neurolyticum includes:
- a CDS encoding LacI family DNA-binding transcriptional regulator encodes MVKNKKTNNNYKKIANIANVGIGTISRYFNNGYISDEKRQKIEKIITKENFSPNYRLIKDNTYKQTIYVIISSFSDSISEIINGLEKQVENEFNLLIVKATLDWRKYLSKLRYVLKQKPQNLLLFLPKTTSYLKKIISNINYVNIIVYGEIIENIKSIVLEQKQHFFNLTKNFVEKNKIKKLAYIGLDMDDPITGKERFEGVSNYIKANKIKFYSYFLEKNSVDLIEKSFEDIKRKNIKAIICGTHTIFKTIVLLKKEQSFLLTDIGGKTFFDKFAFANEKIFIDYFKIGEKIGEIFNKKIENKIFIF; translated from the coding sequence ATGGTTAAAAATAAAAAAACAAATAATAATTATAAAAAAATAGCTAATATTGCTAATGTCGGGATTGGCACTATATCTAGATATTTTAATAATGGTTATATTTCTGATGAAAAAAGACAAAAAATTGAAAAAATTATTACTAAAGAAAATTTTTCACCAAATTATAGATTAATTAAAGACAACACATACAAACAAACTATTTATGTTATTATTTCCAGTTTTTCAGATAGTATAAGTGAAATTATTAATGGATTAGAAAAGCAAGTTGAAAATGAATTTAATCTTTTAATTGTTAAAGCAACATTAGATTGAAGAAAATATCTTTCTAAATTACGTTATGTTTTAAAGCAAAAACCGCAAAATTTGCTTTTATTTTTGCCTAAAACTACATCATATTTAAAAAAAATTATTTCTAATATAAATTATGTAAATATTATTGTTTATGGTGAAATAATAGAAAATATTAAATCTATTGTTCTAGAACAAAAACAACATTTTTTTAATTTAACAAAAAATTTTGTTGAAAAAAATAAAATTAAAAAGTTGGCTTACATTGGTTTGGATATGGATGATCCAATTACAGGAAAAGAACGTTTTGAAGGTGTGTCAAATTACATTAAAGCTAATAAAATAAAATTTTATAGTTATTTTTTAGAAAAAAATTCTGTTGACTTGATTGAAAAAAGTTTTGAAGATATTAAAAGAAAAAATATAAAAGCTATTATTTGTGGAACACACACTATTTTTAAAACTATTGTTTTGTTAAAAAAAGAGCAATCTTTTTTATTAACTGATATTGGTGGAAAAACTTTTTTTGACAAATTTGCTTTTGCTAATGAAAAAATTTTTATTGATTATTTTAAAATAGGTGAAAAAATAGGTGAAATCTTTAATAAAAAAATTGAAAATAAAATTTTTATATTTTAA
- a CDS encoding MAG0110 family membrane protein, giving the protein MNLTRFWTKKFDSTFLTNEQKKLKNKMLAYSIGWFAFGLAVTFLFTYTILASTALYNAYYSFLTKMFFYNTITTILSVVIMSVIEIALVTYISRPKIRRPLLFVVLAYIAFIISHSLFLPLIISISYFTSLIDKSGMDFITKITLALIVPSVSIAIFGFLGYFGFIDFAKLLPFAIIGSIVVIIMAIISYFIRHSLLDSLISGISILVAWIYIGYAFQGIAAEGNRILLEDSTEQHKKSFMLKSSIYFGCILLIMFIKIFIHMLRLTNRR; this is encoded by the coding sequence ATGAATTTAACAAGATTTTGAACTAAAAAATTTGATAGTACATTTTTAACAAATGAACAAAAAAAATTAAAAAATAAAATGCTTGCTTATTCCATAGGATGATTTGCCTTTGGATTGGCAGTTACATTTTTATTCACTTATACTATTTTAGCATCCACAGCATTATATAATGCTTATTATTCTTTTTTAACAAAGATGTTTTTTTATAACACAATTACTACTATTTTATCAGTTGTAATAATGTCGGTGATTGAAATAGCTCTTGTTACATATATATCAAGACCAAAAATAAGGCGTCCATTATTATTTGTAGTACTAGCTTATATTGCATTTATTATTTCACACTCTTTATTTTTACCACTTATTATATCTATTAGTTACTTTACTTCTCTTATTGATAAGTCAGGTATGGACTTTATAACTAAAATCACACTAGCATTGATAGTGCCTAGTGTTTCAATAGCTATTTTTGGTTTTTTAGGATATTTTGGTTTTATTGATTTCGCAAAATTACTTCCTTTTGCAATAATAGGAAGTATAGTAGTTATAATAATGGCTATTATTTCATATTTTATTAGACATTCATTATTAGATTCATTAATTTCTGGTATAAGTATTTTAGTTGCGTGAATTTATATTGGTTATGCATTCCAAGGTATTGCAGCAGAAGGTAATAGAATTCTTCTTGAAGATAGCACAGAACAACATAAAAAATCATTTATGCTTAAATCTTCTATTTATTTTGGATGTATATTATTAATTATGTTCATAAAAATATTTATACACATGTTAAGATTAACAAATAGAAGATAA
- a CDS encoding amidohydrolase, protein MIAYINGKIWIEKNIFQEAFIVKGKKIIFVGQTKDALEFKPKTIIDLNKKLVIPGLMDSHVHFYFGAKYESYLDLSKIKNHKDLINELLVFNKKHNFKNDDVLIGYDWDEEQFEEKKMISKKYLDDHFPNLSVFLWRKSYHSAFANTHALKRLGIYHKNATYEKSYIELGEDKMPTGFLKEKICYKVDALISAERNIQYQKDFIKWVKKANNFGITGIFTCDLRNENWEFDLNVFEKLNNKNKLSLEISHQMWLTEEKWINNFLAKIQHIKLKKNNHQIRAIKVFADGTFSNNTLNLKTTNSLDNLFIDKEKFYEFVKKINSYNLSVVTHSIGDLTSEVVIKNYAMNDHSNLMRNGLIHSDVMNKKLVKLIKNHNIYLSLQPCFLKENYFFNDKMEISPYKTLVKNKINISFGTDWKVCDLNPWCNIHLAINHPNPKQKIKLWQALEAYTLGTAKYMNIDDKVGKIAKNYYANFIILEKDIFRNHKKNIHKTIVLSTYFRGKKVSN, encoded by the coding sequence ATGATTGCTTATATTAATGGAAAAATTTGAATTGAAAAAAATATTTTTCAAGAAGCCTTTATTGTTAAAGGCAAAAAAATTATATTTGTGGGACAAACAAAAGATGCATTAGAATTTAAACCAAAGACTATTATTGATTTAAATAAAAAATTAGTTATCCCAGGATTGATGGATAGCCATGTTCATTTTTATTTTGGTGCAAAATATGAATCTTATCTTGATTTATCTAAAATCAAAAATCATAAAGATTTAATTAATGAATTATTAGTTTTTAATAAAAAACATAATTTTAAAAATGATGATGTTTTGATAGGTTATGATTGAGATGAAGAACAGTTTGAAGAAAAAAAAATGATATCTAAAAAATATTTAGATGATCATTTTCCAAATTTATCTGTTTTTTTGTGAAGAAAATCCTATCATTCTGCATTTGCTAACACACATGCTCTAAAGCGTTTAGGTATTTATCATAAAAATGCTACTTATGAAAAAAGCTATATTGAATTAGGCGAAGACAAAATGCCAACAGGTTTTTTAAAAGAAAAAATTTGTTACAAAGTAGATGCATTAATTTCAGCAGAAAGAAACATTCAATATCAAAAAGATTTTATAAAATGAGTAAAAAAAGCAAATAATTTTGGCATAACTGGAATTTTTACTTGTGATTTAAGAAATGAAAATTGAGAATTTGATTTGAATGTTTTTGAAAAATTAAACAATAAAAATAAATTATCATTAGAAATTTCACATCAAATGTGATTAACAGAAGAAAAATGAATAAATAATTTTTTAGCAAAAATTCAGCATATTAAATTAAAAAAAAATAATCACCAAATAAGAGCTATTAAAGTTTTTGCAGATGGTACTTTTTCAAATAATACACTTAATTTAAAAACAACTAATTCTTTAGATAATTTATTTATCGATAAAGAAAAATTTTATGAATTTGTAAAGAAAATCAATAGTTATAATTTGTCAGTTGTGACTCATTCAATAGGAGATTTAACAAGTGAAGTTGTTATTAAGAATTATGCAATGAATGATCATAGTAATTTAATGCGTAATGGTTTAATACATAGTGATGTAATGAACAAAAAATTAGTTAAACTAATTAAAAATCACAATATTTATTTATCTCTTCAACCATGTTTTTTAAAAGAAAATTATTTTTTTAATGATAAAATGGAAATTTCACCTTATAAAACATTAGTTAAAAACAAAATAAACATAAGTTTTGGAACAGATTGAAAGGTTTGTGATTTAAATCCTTGATGTAATATTCATTTAGCTATTAATCATCCTAATCCAAAACAAAAAATAAAATTATGACAAGCTTTAGAAGCTTATACACTAGGTACAGCAAAATATATGAACATCGATGATAAAGTAGGTAAAATAGCAAAAAATTATTATGCTAATTTCATCATTTTAGAAAAAGATATTTTTAGAAATCATAAAAAAAATATTCATAAAACAATTGTTTTATCAACTTATTTTAGGGGAAAAAAGGTTTCAAATTAA
- a CDS encoding Na/Pi cotransporter family protein, protein MENFTWKISLTLSLLLAAAGLALFIFSTKGLSSTLKQLSDSRLKKMMNFISKNNFVAMIIGVLITTMIQSSDGAVALIMGLLAGSLINLRTAIAFLLGANIGTATTSLIVAFESKFSFTEYFIFLIFIGVFGMLLTKKMKWQNLFSLLFSIGLIFFSLKILSGQAKLLIKLPIFQQVVGVMSANAWSSFIISFLFTGVLQSSSATVSLYQVMYEASQTATDNQGIQMSLSAALALVFGANVGTTITGLIVSFSTRNKESKKIAVIWGITNFSISFVLLFFLSPLTWYADLIKMIVPNSPRFQLSIGHLLFNFILVAIYIWLTKYLEKLVNLIIKDKKKKSKFDYEIILPNELIDVNHTLALQSAKKAIKTQTIILKEGTEIISKFLKTGDKKILNRLYKLEAFVDNTRGEIYNYLIKINSKKLNKEDSEIYLSLILSARSIEKIMKLGVGAVKELNKIHNSKNEKFFDMDSESIHEVNELLSLLRLIAEKTIKQISNFNAKERKTIQKLTDNLDILSHEFLKLNILRLANSNSHTKQLEVGFEFDFVIRSLERMGHHFLRVNNYHTESKRSLIALNKKEDKEFKKVHGN, encoded by the coding sequence ATGGAAAATTTTACTTGAAAAATAAGTTTAACACTTTCACTTTTATTAGCTGCTGCTGGGCTTGCTTTATTTATTTTTTCAACCAAAGGATTATCCAGTACATTAAAACAACTGAGTGATTCCAGATTGAAGAAAATGATGAATTTTATCAGTAAAAATAATTTTGTTGCAATGATTATTGGGGTTTTAATCACTACAATGATCCAGTCATCTGATGGAGCCGTCGCTTTGATTATGGGACTTTTAGCTGGAAGCTTAATTAATTTAAGAACTGCTATTGCATTTTTATTAGGTGCTAACATCGGAACAGCAACAACTTCATTAATAGTTGCTTTTGAATCTAAATTTAGTTTCACAGAGTACTTTATTTTTTTAATATTTATTGGAGTTTTTGGAATGTTATTGACCAAGAAAATGAAATGACAAAATCTTTTTTCACTTTTATTTTCAATAGGTTTAATTTTCTTTTCACTTAAAATTCTTTCAGGACAAGCAAAACTATTAATAAAACTCCCTATTTTTCAACAAGTAGTTGGTGTTATGAGCGCTAATGCTTGAAGTAGTTTTATTATCTCGTTTTTATTCACTGGTGTTTTGCAATCATCTAGTGCAACAGTTTCTCTTTATCAAGTTATGTATGAAGCTTCACAAACAGCAACAGATAATCAAGGAATACAAATGTCATTATCAGCAGCATTAGCATTAGTTTTTGGCGCGAATGTTGGTACAACAATAACAGGATTAATTGTTTCATTTTCTACAAGAAACAAAGAATCTAAAAAAATTGCTGTTATTTGAGGTATAACTAACTTTAGTATTTCATTTGTTTTACTATTTTTCTTATCTCCATTAACTTGATATGCTGATCTAATTAAAATGATTGTGCCAAATTCACCAAGATTCCAACTTTCTATTGGGCATTTATTATTTAATTTTATTTTGGTTGCTATTTACATTTGATTAACCAAATATTTAGAAAAGCTTGTCAACTTAATAATAAAAGACAAAAAGAAAAAAAGTAAATTTGATTATGAAATTATTTTGCCAAATGAACTAATTGATGTTAATCATACTTTAGCACTTCAAAGTGCTAAAAAAGCCATCAAGACACAAACAATTATTTTAAAAGAAGGAACTGAAATTATTTCTAAATTTCTTAAAACTGGTGATAAGAAAATTTTAAATAGATTATATAAACTTGAAGCTTTTGTTGATAATACAAGGGGAGAAATTTATAATTATTTAATTAAAATCAACTCTAAGAAATTAAACAAAGAAGATTCAGAAATTTATTTATCATTAATTTTATCAGCTCGTTCTATTGAAAAAATTATGAAGCTAGGAGTGGGTGCAGTTAAAGAACTAAATAAAATTCATAATTCTAAAAATGAGAAATTTTTTGATATGGATAGTGAATCTATTCATGAAGTAAATGAATTACTTTCACTACTAAGACTGATTGCTGAAAAAACAATTAAGCAAATTAGTAATTTCAATGCCAAGGAAAGAAAAACTATTCAAAAATTAACTGATAATTTAGATATTTTATCTCATGAATTTTTAAAGCTCAACATTTTGAGATTAGCAAATTCTAATTCTCATACTAAACAATTAGAAGTAGGGTTTGAATTTGATTTTGTGATTAGATCATTAGAAAGAATGGGACATCACTTTTTAAGAGTTAACAATTATCACACAGAATCAAAAAGATCTTTAATTGCATTGAATAAAAAAGAAGATAAAGAATTTAAAAAAGTTCATGGAAATTAA
- the ffh gene encoding signal recognition particle protein — MIDFLGKRIQKAIDKASKKTLLKEEDILEITRDIKIALLEADVNITIVKEFIKEIKQKSIGSEIIGKLNPGQQVVKVVNDELVKILGGKVKELKITKPISVVLMTGLQGSGKTTSTAKLAHFLLKKKKITKPLMIAADIYRPAAIEQLIALGKQINIDVYSEKNETSAEKIVENGLQKAKNENYDFVVIDTAGRLSIDEKLMNELVAIKKIARAQEIIFVTDSLAGQDIINVAKTFNEYLTLTSSIITKLDSDAKGGAAFSITKLLNIPIAFIGTGEKISNFDLFHPDRMANRILGMGDVLSVIEKAEEVIDKDKAKKLGRKFLSGNFNLDDLLASLQQMKKMGKFSKLIKMIPGLPKNIDASKIANVDQKIKLYEILISSMTMEERKNPKLLKNSSRKNRIIKGSGRTNQEYNQMINEFENFVKKMKEITKNNNSGLGNIFEQFK, encoded by the coding sequence ATGATTGATTTTTTAGGAAAAAGAATACAAAAAGCAATTGATAAAGCATCTAAAAAAACACTACTAAAGGAAGAAGATATTTTAGAAATTACAAGAGATATTAAAATAGCACTTCTTGAAGCGGATGTTAATATTACCATTGTAAAAGAATTTATAAAAGAAATTAAACAAAAATCTATAGGTTCTGAAATCATTGGCAAACTTAACCCTGGACAACAAGTGGTTAAAGTTGTTAATGATGAATTAGTGAAAATTTTAGGTGGAAAAGTTAAAGAATTAAAAATAACTAAACCAATTTCAGTTGTTTTAATGACAGGTTTACAAGGTAGTGGTAAAACTACATCAACTGCAAAATTAGCACATTTTCTCTTAAAGAAAAAGAAAATTACTAAACCATTAATGATTGCAGCTGATATTTATAGACCTGCTGCAATCGAGCAACTAATTGCTTTAGGAAAACAAATAAATATTGATGTTTATAGTGAAAAAAATGAAACAAGCGCAGAAAAAATAGTTGAAAACGGACTTCAAAAAGCAAAAAATGAAAATTATGACTTTGTTGTCATAGATACAGCAGGTCGTTTATCAATTGATGAAAAATTAATGAATGAGTTAGTTGCAATCAAAAAGATTGCTAGAGCTCAAGAAATTATTTTTGTAACTGATTCACTTGCAGGGCAAGATATTATAAATGTTGCTAAAACATTTAATGAGTATCTAACATTAACATCATCAATTATTACAAAATTAGATTCTGATGCTAAAGGTGGGGCAGCCTTTTCAATTACTAAATTGTTAAATATACCTATCGCATTTATCGGTACAGGGGAAAAAATATCAAATTTTGATTTATTTCACCCAGATAGAATGGCTAATAGAATTTTAGGTATGGGTGATGTTTTAAGTGTTATTGAAAAGGCTGAAGAAGTAATAGATAAAGATAAAGCAAAAAAATTAGGAAGAAAATTTTTATCTGGTAATTTTAATTTAGATGATTTACTTGCATCATTACAACAAATGAAAAAAATGGGTAAATTTTCAAAATTAATCAAAATGATACCGGGATTACCCAAAAATATTGATGCTTCCAAAATAGCAAATGTTGATCAAAAAATAAAACTATATGAAATTTTGATTTCTTCTATGACAATGGAAGAAAGAAAAAATCCTAAACTTTTGAAAAATTCATCAAGAAAAAATAGAATCATCAAAGGTTCAGGAAGAACAAATCAAGAATATAATCAAATGATTAATGAATTTGAAAATTTTGTCAAAAAAATGAAAGAAATAACGAAAAACAATAACTCTGGCTTAGGTAATATATTCGAACAATTTAAATAA
- a CDS encoding CTP synthase produces the protein MSKYIFVTGGVISGLGKGVSAASLGLLLKSRGYSVFVLKLDPYLNIDPGVMSPYEHGEVFVTEDGGETDLDLGHYERFINENFFKDSNYTSGKIFNNIFTKERQGFYSGKTVQYIPHVTNEIKNVIKNIEKKYKKDFIIVEIGGTVGDIESNPFIYAISELAYEANEEKTFFIHVTYVPYLNTSKEFKTKPSQYSINTLRSMGIKANMILLRSDNEIETKVIEKISKISFLNKENVISIYDLDNVYKSPLLLEEKKADQLILKYFNLPVNKNKALNKWKEFVKLSEKPAKGELNVKLIAKYSEFQDAYKSIIEALKISAIYKEQKLNLDFINSEELNEKTADKLLNNSDAILIMPGFGVRGFEGKIFAAQYARDKNIPTLGICLGMQAMTIAQARNKGIKNATSKEFLGEKEDEVYVLDLIKGKNKNNIGGTLRLGRSEIILKNDSVIANIYKTTNIFERHRHRYEVQEKFVNILEDENFVFSGRSVKNNLIEICEDKSKDFYIGVQYHPEFHARPLEPHNLFTTLIEKTIERKKRKNAKQ, from the coding sequence ATGTCAAAATACATTTTTGTAACAGGTGGTGTGATTTCAGGGCTTGGTAAAGGAGTTTCAGCTGCTTCATTAGGTCTTTTGTTAAAATCAAGAGGCTACAGTGTCTTTGTTCTTAAATTAGATCCTTATTTAAATATAGATCCAGGTGTTATGTCTCCTTATGAACATGGTGAAGTTTTTGTAACTGAAGATGGTGGAGAAACTGATTTAGATTTAGGTCACTATGAAAGATTTATTAATGAAAATTTTTTCAAAGACTCTAATTATACAAGTGGTAAAATTTTTAATAATATTTTTACCAAAGAAAGACAAGGTTTTTACAGTGGAAAAACTGTTCAATACATCCCACATGTTACAAATGAAATAAAAAATGTCATAAAAAATATTGAAAAAAAATATAAAAAAGATTTTATTATTGTTGAAATAGGTGGAACAGTAGGTGATATTGAATCTAATCCATTTATTTATGCAATTTCAGAATTAGCATATGAAGCTAATGAAGAAAAAACTTTTTTTATTCATGTTACTTATGTTCCTTATTTGAATACATCAAAAGAATTTAAAACAAAACCTTCTCAATATTCAATTAATACACTTAGATCAATGGGAATCAAAGCAAATATGATACTTTTGAGGTCAGATAATGAAATAGAAACAAAAGTTATTGAAAAAATTTCAAAAATTTCATTTTTAAATAAAGAAAATGTAATTTCTATATATGACTTGGACAATGTTTATAAATCACCTTTATTATTAGAAGAAAAAAAAGCGGATCAATTAATACTTAAATATTTTAATTTACCTGTGAATAAAAATAAAGCACTAAATAAATGAAAAGAGTTTGTAAAATTGAGTGAAAAACCTGCAAAAGGGGAGTTGAATGTTAAATTAATTGCTAAATATTCAGAATTTCAAGATGCATATAAATCTATAATTGAGGCTTTAAAAATTTCAGCAATTTATAAAGAACAAAAGTTAAACTTAGATTTTATTAATTCAGAAGAATTAAATGAAAAAACAGCCGATAAATTATTAAATAATTCAGATGCGATTTTAATTATGCCAGGTTTTGGAGTAAGAGGTTTTGAAGGGAAAATTTTTGCAGCACAATATGCAAGAGACAAAAATATTCCAACCTTAGGTATTTGTTTGGGTATGCAAGCTATGACAATTGCCCAAGCTAGAAACAAAGGTATAAAAAATGCAACTTCAAAAGAGTTTTTAGGTGAAAAAGAAGATGAAGTTTATGTTTTGGATTTAATCAAAGGAAAAAATAAAAATAACATAGGTGGAACTCTTAGACTTGGGAGAAGTGAAATTATTTTGAAAAATGATAGTGTTATTGCTAATATTTATAAAACAACAAACATTTTTGAACGTCATAGACATCGCTATGAAGTTCAAGAAAAATTTGTAAATATATTAGAAGATGAAAATTTTGTTTTTTCAGGAAGAAGTGTAAAAAATAATTTAATTGAAATTTGTGAAGACAAATCAAAAGATTTTTACATAGGTGTACAATATCACCCTGAATTTCATGCACGTCCTTTAGAACCACATAATTTATTTACTACATTAATAGAAAAAACTATTGAAAGAAAAAAGAGAAAAAATGCTAAACAATAA
- a CDS encoding cation-translocating P-type ATPase, which yields MKEKREKMLNNNFDIYKIDLDKGLNAKQLKENKKQYGVNKLVEKNKQSLILKFLKQFVEPLIILLIISSILALSIAFFEFFKNKFTNKIDIIIAFCEPFIILFIVVLNAIFGFVQENKAEKSFDALKKLNNEYARVIRDGDEILILTEELTIGDVILIEAGDKVPAGGVIVNSSNLELNESILTGESEAVFKQNDDGILDVKDESKKVFFGTLVTKGRAKVIITEIGMNTKVGQIANLIDNEKNKLTPLQKKIFAFSKKVAFFSIILCILTFFIYIFVVQNGNWNFWSKGIIIGVTLAIGSIPEGLVPIITMILSISSNKLAKKNALIKKISASETLGSVSIICSDKTGTLTQNKMTIVDQFINNKIKTKLFLEYSVLATSASYTKNVETNKIDFLGDPTEIAILEHGLKNNIYKNKLLKEIEILGEIPFDSERKTMTVFIKKDGKILSISKGAPDIISKKINNFDPVFKEKNDEFASKALRVLAFAIKEWEKMPDINDIEIIENNLTFIGLVAMMDPPRENVKESIIKARNANIKTVMITGDYKTTAYAIAKKLTIINSKNDLVITGDELNSMSDKELDDKIENIAVFARVRPEDKIRIVKAWQKKSHVVAMTGDGVNDAPALKAADIGCAMGITGTDVSKNAADLILTDDNFTTIVTGIKEGRGILYSIKKLLIFLLTTNLSALLITIFGILIFKTNPLSALQILWINVVSETFPGIVLGLNRPSHDLMKNKPTPLNQSIITKEMFLKIISLSLIACILSLLIYYLTTAIAIDNFNVNEIKKLLKNNNDIKQFSSLNLFVTTGIILSLNSFIIKDHNSFLSQKCQHQKWGFISFLVSLAFLAFASYVPIVSKIFDMNLYIEKFWSKQWIIVLPFLFGIIPFVIVEIFKNLKQILTK from the coding sequence TTGAAAGAAAAAAGAGAAAAAATGCTAAACAATAATTTTGATATTTATAAAATAGACTTAGATAAAGGTTTGAATGCAAAACAATTAAAAGAAAATAAAAAACAATATGGTGTTAATAAGTTAGTTGAAAAAAATAAGCAATCTTTAATTTTGAAATTTTTAAAACAATTTGTAGAACCTTTGATTATTCTTTTGATCATTAGTTCAATTTTGGCTTTATCAATTGCTTTTTTTGAATTTTTTAAAAATAAATTTACTAACAAAATAGATATAATTATTGCTTTTTGTGAACCTTTTATCATTTTATTTATTGTAGTTCTTAATGCAATTTTTGGTTTTGTCCAAGAAAATAAAGCTGAAAAATCTTTTGATGCTTTAAAAAAATTAAATAATGAATATGCAAGAGTTATCAGGGATGGTGATGAAATTTTAATATTAACTGAAGAATTAACAATAGGAGATGTTATTTTAATTGAAGCAGGAGATAAGGTGCCAGCTGGAGGAGTTATTGTTAATTCTTCAAATTTAGAATTAAATGAATCTATTTTAACTGGAGAATCTGAAGCTGTTTTTAAACAAAATGATGATGGAATATTAGATGTTAAGGATGAAAGTAAAAAAGTTTTTTTCGGAACTTTAGTTACAAAAGGAAGAGCAAAAGTAATAATCACAGAAATTGGGATGAATACTAAAGTTGGGCAAATTGCTAATTTAATTGACAATGAAAAAAATAAATTAACACCTTTACAAAAAAAGATTTTTGCTTTTAGTAAAAAAGTCGCATTTTTTTCTATTATTCTTTGTATTTTAACATTTTTTATATATATTTTCGTTGTTCAAAATGGAAATTGAAATTTTTGATCTAAAGGAATAATTATCGGTGTAACTTTAGCAATAGGTTCAATTCCTGAAGGGCTTGTTCCTATAATTACAATGATTTTATCTATTAGTTCAAATAAATTAGCTAAAAAAAATGCATTAATTAAAAAAATTTCAGCTTCTGAAACCTTGGGTAGTGTCTCTATTATTTGTAGTGATAAAACAGGAACTTTAACACAAAATAAAATGACTATTGTTGATCAATTTATAAATAACAAAATAAAAACAAAACTTTTTTTAGAATATTCTGTTTTAGCTACAAGTGCAAGTTATACCAAAAATGTTGAAACTAACAAAATTGATTTTTTAGGTGATCCAACAGAAATAGCTATTTTAGAACATGGACTAAAAAATAATATTTACAAAAATAAACTTTTAAAAGAAATAGAAATTTTAGGTGAAATACCATTTGATTCAGAAAGAAAAACTATGACTGTTTTTATTAAGAAAGATGGAAAAATTTTATCTATTTCTAAAGGTGCGCCAGATATTATTTCAAAAAAAATTAATAATTTTGATCCTGTTTTTAAAGAAAAAAATGATGAATTTGCTTCAAAAGCACTAAGAGTTTTAGCATTTGCAATAAAAGAATGAGAAAAAATGCCAGATATAAATGATATTGAAATAATAGAAAATAATTTAACATTTATTGGACTTGTTGCAATGATGGATCCACCACGTGAAAATGTTAAAGAATCTATTATTAAAGCAAGAAATGCAAATATCAAAACAGTGATGATTACAGGTGACTATAAAACTACTGCTTATGCTATAGCAAAAAAATTAACTATTATAAATTCAAAAAATGATTTAGTAATAACAGGTGATGAACTAAACTCGATGTCTGACAAAGAATTAGATGATAAGATTGAAAATATAGCAGTTTTTGCAAGGGTTAGACCTGAAGATAAAATAAGAATTGTTAAAGCATGACAAAAAAAATCACATGTTGTAGCAATGACAGGTGATGGGGTGAATGATGCTCCAGCACTTAAAGCAGCTGATATTGGTTGTGCTATGGGAATTACAGGTACTGATGTTTCTAAAAATGCAGCTGATTTGATTTTAACTGATGATAATTTTACAACAATTGTTACAGGGATAAAAGAAGGAAGAGGTATCCTATATAGTATTAAAAAATTATTAATTTTTTTACTTACAACAAATTTATCTGCTTTGTTAATTACTATTTTTGGTATTTTAATTTTTAAAACTAACCCTTTATCTGCTTTGCAGATTTTATGAATTAATGTTGTATCTGAAACATTTCCAGGAATTGTTTTAGGTTTAAATCGTCCAAGTCATGATTTAATGAAAAACAAACCAACTCCTTTGAATCAATCAATCATTACAAAAGAAATGTTTTTAAAAATTATTTCTTTATCATTGATAGCTTGCATATTATCGCTTTTAATTTATTATTTAACAACAGCAATAGCTATTGATAATTTCAATGTAAATGAAATAAAAAAACTTTTAAAAAATAACAATGATATAAAACAATTTTCTTCATTAAATTTATTTGTTACAACAGGTATCATTTTAAGTTTAAATTCTTTTATTATTAAAGATCATAATTCATTTTTAAGTCAAAAATGTCAACATCAAAAATGAGGTTTTATTTCATTTTTAGTTAGTTTAGCTTTTTTAGCTTTTGCTAGTTATGTACCTATCGTTTCTAAAATTTTTGATATGAATTTATATATCGAAAAATTTTGATCAAAACAATGAATTATAGTTTTACCATTTTTATTTGGTATTATTCCATTTGTAATTGTTGAAATTTTTAAAAATTTAAAACAAATATTGACGAAATAA